In a single window of the Biomphalaria glabrata chromosome 13, xgBioGlab47.1, whole genome shotgun sequence genome:
- the LOC129922579 gene encoding uncharacterized protein LOC129922579 — protein sequence MTTFQYIIFFFFVFVLSMTPLPVSQAKCIAGQYLSTKSKCLKCRKGTFRDADNHSNLPCHLCTPCNTINMYEAVKCHHTSDTICCPGPAMIVEKNNGVNDCSQPSTNRSYCCVEKTKTATKYLVSGPLSKDEMLKLISTSPENFVCQRGTYLQKDQAKSILSCLPCPLGTFMSHDNHKFTSCQPCTQPERFNHEVMVKKCTSTHDTVIGCSEHYYRVERKFRDFNEGECQRCTDCTAHGLYVAQACDDQTDTVCCPKLGMTIQIDQHGKYQCK from the exons ATGACTACCTTTCaatatatcatttttttcttttttgtttttgttctatcGATGACGCCACTTCCCGTGTCCCAGGCAAAATGCATAGCCGGCCAATATCTCTCGACTAAAAGTAAATGTCTAAAATGTCGAAAAGGAACTTTTAGGGATGCTGACAATCATTCTAATCTACCATGTCATCTGTGTACGCCATGTAACACAATAAATATGTACGAAGCAGTGAAATGCCACCATACCAGCGATACAATATGCTGCCCTGGGCCTGCAATGATAGTAGAGAAAAATAATGGCGTCAATGATTGTAGTCAACCATCGACAAATAGAAGCTACTGTTgtgtagaaaaaacaaaaacagctaCTAAATATCTTGTGTCCGGACCACTATCTAAAG ATGAAATGTTAAAGTTGATATCTACATCTCCGGAAAATTTTGTTTGTCAGAGAGGAACATACCTCCAAAAGGACCAAGCAAAATCAATCTTGTCTTGTCTGCCTTGCCCTCTCGGAACATTCATGTCTCATGACAACCACAAATTCACCTCCTGCCAACCATGCACGCAACCTGAAAGATTCAATCACGAGGTTATGGTCAAGAAATGTACCTCAACACACGACACTGTCATCGGTTGCAGTGAACACTATTACCGAGTAGAGCGTAAGTTCCGGGACTTTAACGAAGGAGAGTGCCAGAGGTGCACAGACTGCACTGCCCATGGTCTGTACGTGGCGCAAGCCTGTGACGACCAGACGGACACCGTGTGCTGTCCAAAACTTGGGATGACGATACAGATAGACCAGCATGGAAAATATCAGTGTAAATAG